One part of the Candidatus Krumholzibacteriia bacterium genome encodes these proteins:
- the rpmA gene encoding 50S ribosomal protein L27, with protein MAHKKGVGSSKNGRDSHGQRLGVKRFSGEFITAGSIIVRQRGTRIHPGQNVGRGKDDTLFAKVTGTVKFETFGKNRKRVSVVEAN; from the coding sequence ATGGCTCATAAAAAAGGTGTAGGCAGTTCCAAGAATGGGCGCGACAGTCACGGCCAGCGGCTGGGAGTGAAGCGTTTCTCCGGCGAGTTCATCACCGCCGGTTCCATCATCGTTCGCCAGCGCGGCACCCGAATCCACCCCGGCCAGAACGTGGGCCGAGGAAAGGACGATACGCTCTTTGCCAAAGTCACGGGCACGGTCAAGTTCGAAACGTTCGGCAAGAACCGCAAGCGCGTCAGCGTCGTCGAAGCGAACTAG
- the rplU gene encoding 50S ribosomal protein L21: MYAIVKIAGLQFKATPNSILRVPKLEAEVGGSVKIEEVLLWSDGKSTEVGAPFVAGKSISGEVVRHGRGDKIIVFKKKRRKGYRRKNGHRQWFTEIRVSGFGG; encoded by the coding sequence ATGTACGCCATCGTAAAAATCGCCGGCCTGCAGTTCAAGGCCACCCCCAATTCCATCCTCCGCGTTCCCAAGCTGGAAGCCGAGGTGGGTGGCAGTGTCAAGATCGAGGAAGTTCTGCTGTGGTCGGACGGCAAGAGCACCGAGGTGGGTGCCCCGTTCGTGGCCGGCAAGTCGATCAGCGGCGAAGTGGTCCGCCACGGCCGCGGCGACAAGATCATCGTCTTCAAGAAGAAGCGGCGGAAGGGTTACCGCCGCAAGAACGGCCACCGGCAGTGGTTCACCGAAATCCGGGTCTCCGGTTTCGGTGGCTGA
- a CDS encoding VOC family protein has translation MKPRISMITLGVSDLSRSIRFYEEGLGLPRIPMEADVAFFNLNGTWLGLYPRDLLAEDAQVPAGGDGFRGFSLAHNVASKAEVDAVMATAATAGARILKPAQDVFWGGYSGYFADPDGFLWEVAWNPAMWVGPKDE, from the coding sequence ATGAAGCCGCGGATCAGCATGATCACCCTGGGGGTCTCCGACCTCTCGCGGTCGATCCGCTTCTACGAGGAGGGTCTGGGGCTGCCGCGCATCCCCATGGAGGCGGACGTGGCCTTCTTCAACCTCAACGGCACCTGGCTCGGCCTCTACCCGCGGGACCTCCTGGCCGAGGACGCCCAGGTCCCGGCCGGCGGCGACGGCTTCCGCGGGTTCTCGCTGGCCCACAACGTGGCCTCGAAGGCCGAGGTGGACGCGGTAATGGCCACGGCCGCCACCGCCGGGGCCCGCATCCTCAAACCGGCCCAGGACGTGTTCTGGGGGGGATATTCGGGCTATTTCGCCGATCCGGACGGCTTCCTGTGGGAGGTGGCCTGGAACCCGGCCATGTGGGTGGGCCCGAAAGACGAGTGA
- a CDS encoding PDZ domain-containing protein gives MKRARHSLILASLVSLFASGALAQINARLMQNPDVSQTQVVFAYGGDLWVVAKEGGTAARLSSPAGQELFPRFSPDGTRIAFGANYDGNTDIYVIPTGGGMPVRVTNHGMTDRVLDWYPDGSKILFSSMMHSGRQRFSQFYAVAPAGGLPQQLPVPYGEFGVISPDGKSIAYTPRSRAHRTWKRYRGGTAPDMVIFDLEKKTAQTIAPDPANDEFPMWTGRKIYFLSDRDASQRGNIWSYDLDSKALKQVTTFKDFDVRYPAMGPSDIVFEAGGLLYVLKLADDSYQAIDVKVVTDELTLLPRLQNAADLISNVSLAPDGKRALFTARGDVFSVPAQNGPVIDITRTPASAERYAAWSPDGKTVAYWSDASGEYELTLLDASGSAAPRKVTSYGPGFRYRLYWSPDSRMIAFIDQAMKVYVYDVAKNRTMDVDQNRFLYEGELQGFAPAWSPDSRWLAYRRDMPNQAGAICLFDTQSGKSTQVTSGYYSDTMPSFDPDGKYLYFLTNRNFDPVYSDMDNSWVYPNATQIAAASLTGDVPSPLAPKNDSTSVDTGDKDKKDEKKADKDKKKDAPPETKITLDGFERRVVVLPPHAGNFGRIQAVSGKLVFQRRPNSGSADEDSPVMYYDLEEREEQTIVDDADYFEVSANGEKILIADGDDYAVVDIDKDQKMEKKMPAGTLEMTVDPRAEWHQMFNDAWRFQRDYFYDKGMHGVDWNAMRARYGKLVDQAVTRWDMNFVIGELIAELSSSHTYRGGGDTDEAADISVGYLGVDWELSGGAYRIRRIVRGAPWDAEVRSPLDMPAVDVKTGDYVLAVNGRPIDTSKAPWGAFAGLAGKSVDLTVNDKPSMDGARHVLVELLDDETRLRHLEWIEGNRKRVDEATGGKIGYIYVESTGRSAQSMLVRQFMAQFTKEGLIVDERFNSGGQIPDRFVELLNRPALAFWAVRDGQTWQWPPVANFGPKVMLINGWSGSGGDAFPDYFRKAGLGPLIGTRTWGGLIGISGAPELVDGGVVTVPTFRMYDPTGAWFLEGHGVDPDIEVPEDPAQLAKGVDTQLERAIEEVMKALKAGKPADPGRPAAEKR, from the coding sequence ATGAAACGTGCACGACATTCGCTCATCCTCGCATCGCTGGTTTCCCTGTTCGCATCCGGCGCCCTCGCCCAGATCAACGCGCGCCTCATGCAGAACCCCGACGTGTCGCAGACCCAGGTGGTCTTCGCCTACGGCGGCGACCTGTGGGTGGTCGCCAAGGAGGGTGGAACCGCGGCGCGGTTGAGTTCGCCCGCCGGGCAGGAGCTGTTTCCGCGCTTCTCCCCGGATGGGACGCGCATCGCTTTCGGCGCCAACTACGACGGCAACACGGACATCTACGTGATCCCCACCGGCGGCGGCATGCCGGTGCGTGTCACCAACCACGGCATGACCGACCGCGTGCTGGACTGGTACCCGGACGGTTCGAAGATCCTGTTCTCGTCGATGATGCACAGCGGCCGCCAGCGCTTCAGCCAGTTCTACGCGGTCGCCCCCGCGGGCGGCCTGCCGCAGCAGCTGCCGGTTCCCTACGGCGAGTTCGGCGTGATTTCGCCGGACGGCAAATCGATCGCCTACACGCCGCGTTCGCGCGCACACCGCACCTGGAAGCGCTACCGGGGCGGCACCGCGCCCGACATGGTGATCTTCGATCTCGAGAAGAAGACCGCGCAGACCATCGCGCCCGACCCGGCCAACGACGAGTTCCCCATGTGGACGGGGCGCAAGATCTACTTTCTTTCTGACCGCGACGCGAGCCAGCGCGGCAACATCTGGTCGTACGACCTGGATTCGAAAGCGCTCAAGCAGGTGACCACGTTCAAGGACTTCGACGTGCGCTACCCGGCCATGGGGCCGTCGGACATCGTGTTCGAAGCGGGCGGGCTCCTGTACGTGCTCAAGCTGGCGGACGATTCCTACCAGGCCATCGACGTCAAGGTGGTCACCGACGAACTCACGCTGCTCCCGCGCCTGCAGAACGCCGCGGATCTCATCAGCAACGTGTCCCTCGCCCCCGACGGCAAACGCGCGCTGTTCACCGCGCGCGGCGACGTGTTCTCGGTGCCGGCCCAGAACGGTCCCGTAATCGACATCACGCGCACGCCCGCATCCGCGGAGCGGTACGCGGCGTGGTCGCCGGACGGCAAGACCGTCGCGTACTGGAGCGACGCGTCGGGCGAGTATGAACTGACGCTGCTCGACGCTTCCGGTTCGGCGGCACCGCGCAAGGTGACGTCGTACGGCCCCGGCTTCCGCTACCGGCTGTACTGGTCGCCGGACAGCAGGATGATCGCGTTCATCGACCAGGCCATGAAGGTGTACGTCTACGACGTGGCGAAGAACCGCACCATGGACGTCGACCAGAACCGCTTCCTGTACGAGGGTGAGTTGCAGGGTTTTGCGCCGGCGTGGTCGCCGGACAGCCGCTGGCTCGCCTACCGGCGCGACATGCCCAACCAGGCGGGTGCGATCTGCCTGTTCGACACGCAGAGCGGCAAGAGCACGCAGGTGACGTCGGGTTACTACAGCGACACCATGCCGTCGTTCGACCCCGACGGGAAGTACCTCTACTTCCTCACCAACCGCAACTTCGACCCGGTCTATTCCGACATGGACAACTCGTGGGTGTATCCCAACGCCACCCAGATTGCGGCGGCGTCGCTCACCGGCGACGTCCCCTCCCCGCTGGCGCCGAAGAACGACTCGACTTCTGTCGATACCGGCGACAAGGACAAGAAGGACGAGAAGAAAGCCGACAAGGACAAGAAGAAGGATGCACCGCCGGAGACGAAGATCACGCTCGACGGCTTCGAGCGCCGCGTGGTGGTGCTGCCGCCCCACGCGGGCAACTTCGGGCGCATTCAGGCGGTGTCGGGCAAACTGGTATTCCAGCGCCGTCCCAACTCCGGCTCGGCGGACGAGGACTCGCCCGTCATGTACTACGACCTCGAGGAGCGCGAAGAGCAGACCATCGTGGACGACGCGGACTACTTCGAGGTGAGCGCCAACGGCGAGAAGATCCTGATTGCCGACGGTGACGACTACGCTGTGGTCGATATCGACAAGGATCAGAAGATGGAGAAGAAAATGCCCGCGGGCACGCTGGAGATGACGGTGGACCCGCGCGCCGAGTGGCACCAGATGTTCAACGACGCGTGGCGCTTCCAGCGCGACTACTTCTACGACAAGGGCATGCACGGCGTGGACTGGAATGCCATGCGCGCGCGCTACGGCAAGCTGGTGGACCAGGCGGTGACGCGCTGGGACATGAACTTCGTCATCGGCGAGTTGATTGCAGAGCTCAGCTCGTCGCACACCTACCGCGGCGGCGGCGACACCGACGAAGCAGCGGACATCTCCGTGGGCTACCTGGGCGTGGACTGGGAGCTTTCGGGCGGCGCGTACCGCATCCGGCGCATCGTGCGCGGCGCACCCTGGGACGCCGAGGTACGTTCGCCGCTGGACATGCCCGCTGTAGACGTGAAGACGGGCGACTACGTCCTCGCCGTCAACGGGCGGCCCATCGATACCAGCAAGGCGCCGTGGGGCGCGTTTGCCGGGCTGGCGGGCAAGAGCGTGGATCTCACCGTGAACGACAAGCCGTCCATGGACGGCGCGCGGCACGTGCTGGTGGAACTGCTCGACGACGAGACGCGGCTGCGCCACCTGGAGTGGATCGAGGGCAACCGCAAGCGCGTCGACGAGGCGACGGGGGGCAAGATCGGCTACATCTACGTTGAGAGCACAGGGCGGTCCGCGCAGTCCATGCTGGTGCGCCAGTTCATGGCCCAGTTCACCAAGGAGGGGCTCATCGTCGATGAGCGCTTCAACAGCGGCGGACAGATTCCCGACCGCTTCGTCGAGCTGCTCAACCGCCCTGCGCTGGCGTTCTGGGCGGTGCGCGACGGACAGACGTGGCAGTGGCCGCCGGTGGCGAACTTCGGACCCAAGGTGATGCTGATCAACGGCTGGAGTGGTTCGGGTGGCGATGCCTTCCCGGATTACTTCCGCAAGGCGGGCCTCGGGCCGCTCATCGGAACGCGCACCTGGGGTGGTCTGATCGGGATCTCGGGCGCGCCGGAGCTGGTGGACGGCGGCGTGGTGACGGTGCCGACGTTTCGCATGTACGACCCCACCGGCGCGTGGTTCCTGGAGGGACACGGTGTCGATCCCGACATCGAGGTGCCGGAGGATCCCGCGCAGCTCGCGAAGGGTGTCGACACGCAGCTCGAGCGCGCCATCGAAGAAGTGATGAAGGCGCTCAAGGCCGGCAAGCCGGCCGACCCGGGCCGCCCGGCAGCCGAGAAGCGGTAA
- a CDS encoding SDR family oxidoreductase, producing the protein MKLKDARILITGGSLGIGRAAAQVLCEAGAKVAITGRHEERLHRAATETGAVAIVADAGNPKDVERTYQDVQKRLGGLDCLVNNAGIGEFVEMEKVTFEQFEKIFSVNVYGAALMGARAASLFRQQKSRGHIINIGSTAGLKGFPGGTVYAASKFALRGMTECWQAELRKHDIRVTLIAPSEVATAFGREDGREREAPPNKLTSMEIAHAIKSVIELDDRGMIPELSVWATNPW; encoded by the coding sequence ATGAAGCTCAAAGATGCACGCATTCTTATTACGGGCGGGAGCCTCGGTATCGGCAGGGCCGCCGCACAGGTGTTGTGCGAGGCGGGGGCGAAGGTGGCCATCACCGGGCGTCACGAGGAGCGCCTGCACCGGGCGGCAACCGAGACCGGCGCCGTGGCCATCGTGGCCGACGCCGGCAACCCGAAGGACGTGGAGCGCACCTACCAGGACGTGCAGAAGCGGCTGGGCGGTCTCGACTGCCTGGTCAACAACGCCGGCATCGGTGAGTTCGTGGAGATGGAGAAGGTCACCTTCGAGCAGTTCGAGAAGATCTTTTCCGTGAACGTGTACGGCGCCGCACTCATGGGCGCGCGTGCCGCCTCGCTCTTCAGGCAGCAGAAGTCGCGCGGGCACATCATCAATATCGGTTCCACCGCCGGGCTCAAGGGCTTTCCGGGCGGAACCGTCTACGCCGCGTCCAAGTTTGCGCTGCGCGGCATGACCGAGTGCTGGCAGGCCGAGCTGCGCAAGCACGACATCCGCGTGACCCTCATTGCACCCAGCGAAGTGGCCACCGCGTTCGGCCGCGAAGACGGCAGGGAACGCGAAGCGCCGCCCAACAAGCTCACCTCGATGGAGATCGCACACGCGATCAAGTCGGTGATCGAGCTGGACGACCGGGGCATGATCCCCGAGTTGTCGGTGTGGGCGACCAATCCCTGGTGA
- the sodC gene encoding superoxide dismutase [Cu-Zn] SodC: protein MKKTIALLAATVLLATVPAYADTLTIAVHLTTDTGVGASIGTVVATDTPYGLLLTPDLKGLTPGLHGFHVHEHASCQCSEKDGKMVAGLAAGGHYDPAGTGKHLGPYADGHLGDLPPLYVAADGTATLMLLAPRLKVKDLKGRALMIHAGGDNYSDTPAPLGGGGARVACGVAE from the coding sequence ATGAAGAAGACAATCGCTCTGCTCGCGGCCACCGTACTCCTGGCGACGGTGCCCGCCTACGCCGACACGCTCACCATTGCCGTCCATCTCACCACCGATACCGGCGTCGGCGCGAGCATCGGCACCGTGGTGGCGACGGACACACCCTACGGACTGCTGCTGACACCCGATCTCAAGGGCCTTACCCCCGGGCTGCACGGCTTCCACGTGCACGAGCACGCGAGCTGCCAGTGCTCCGAGAAGGACGGTAAGATGGTGGCGGGCCTCGCTGCCGGCGGGCACTACGACCCCGCCGGGACCGGCAAACACCTGGGGCCCTACGCCGACGGCCACCTGGGCGACCTGCCGCCGCTGTATGTCGCGGCGGACGGCACCGCCACGCTCATGCTGCTGGCGCCGCGGCTGAAGGTGAAAGACCTCAAGGGCCGCGCGCTCATGATCCACGCCGGCGGCGACAACTACTCCGACACCCCCGCGCCGCTCGGTGGCGGTGGCGCGCGCGTGGCGTGCGGCGTGGCGGAGTAA
- a CDS encoding DUF1254 domain-containing protein has product MKTRLFVATVFVLSAVASCGPKEPEITPAEIRAIAKEAYVYGFPLVDGYRVLHSYFVDTAGPDYKGPWNELVSVARVYTPDDRAVQTPNSDTPYSFLGADLRTEPLVLTIPAIDKGRYYSLQFIDLYTYNFAYVGTRATGNDGGVFMLAGPGWQGETPPGITAVIRSETELALVIYRTQLFDPRDIDEVKDIQLRYKVQPLSRFLGETPPERAPDIEFMPPLSNAAERNSLEFFGVLNWILQFCPRNPSEDPLMVRLARIGVGAGKTFDVAALEPGTRTAFEAGMADAWAACDSIQGLGASGKVHSGDVFGTREFLGDNYLYRMTGAVMGIYGNSKQEAMYPAYLVDSGGQPLDAAAARYTLTFAKGQLPPVDAFWSITMYDATTKLLVANPLERYLINSSMVKKLKKDKDGSITIYLQYASPGPGRQANWLPAPNGPFFVVMRLYQPQQPALDGKWRQPPLERVKG; this is encoded by the coding sequence ATGAAAACGCGTTTGTTTGTGGCGACCGTGTTCGTTCTCTCGGCCGTGGCGTCGTGCGGGCCGAAGGAACCGGAGATCACTCCCGCGGAGATTCGCGCCATCGCGAAGGAAGCGTATGTCTATGGCTTCCCGCTGGTGGACGGCTACCGCGTGCTGCACTCGTACTTCGTCGACACCGCTGGCCCCGACTACAAGGGGCCGTGGAACGAGCTGGTCAGTGTGGCGCGCGTCTACACGCCCGATGACAGGGCGGTACAGACGCCCAATTCCGACACGCCCTACTCGTTTCTGGGCGCCGACCTGCGCACCGAGCCGCTGGTGCTCACCATCCCCGCGATCGACAAGGGGCGCTACTACTCGCTCCAGTTCATCGATCTCTACACCTATAATTTCGCCTATGTCGGCACCCGCGCCACCGGCAACGACGGCGGCGTGTTCATGCTGGCGGGGCCGGGCTGGCAGGGCGAAACACCGCCGGGTATCACCGCGGTGATTCGCAGCGAAACGGAGCTGGCGCTGGTGATCTATCGCACCCAGCTCTTCGACCCGCGCGACATCGACGAGGTCAAGGACATCCAGCTACGCTACAAGGTGCAACCGCTGTCGCGTTTCCTGGGTGAGACACCCCCCGAGCGTGCGCCGGATATCGAGTTCATGCCGCCGCTCAGCAACGCGGCGGAGCGCAACTCGCTCGAGTTCTTCGGCGTCCTCAACTGGATTCTGCAGTTCTGCCCGAGGAATCCCTCGGAAGACCCCCTGATGGTGCGCCTTGCCCGGATCGGTGTGGGCGCGGGGAAGACGTTCGACGTGGCCGCGCTGGAGCCCGGCACGCGCACGGCCTTCGAGGCCGGAATGGCCGACGCGTGGGCGGCGTGCGACTCGATACAGGGCCTCGGGGCGTCTGGAAAGGTCCACAGCGGCGACGTGTTCGGCACGCGCGAGTTTCTTGGGGACAACTACCTGTATCGCATGACCGGCGCGGTGATGGGGATCTACGGAAACTCGAAGCAGGAGGCCATGTACCCGGCGTACCTGGTTGATTCCGGCGGGCAGCCGCTGGACGCGGCCGCCGCGCGCTACACGCTCACGTTTGCGAAGGGCCAGTTGCCGCCGGTGGACGCGTTCTGGTCCATCACCATGTACGACGCCACGACGAAACTCCTGGTCGCGAACCCCCTGGAGCGCTACCTGATCAACTCGTCGATGGTGAAGAAGTTGAAGAAGGACAAGGACGGCAGCATCACCATCTACCTGCAGTACGCGTCGCCCGGGCCGGGCAGGCAGGCAAACTGGCTGCCCGCGCCCAACGGACCGTTCTTCGTGGTCATGCGCCTGTATCAACCACAGCAACCGGCCCTCGATGGCAAATGGAGACAACCACCGCTGGAGCGGGTCAAGGGCTGA
- a CDS encoding Rne/Rng family ribonuclease — protein sequence MKEVMINSTSLEVRAAIVEDGELVEFMVERAQTRRLVGDVYLGRVNAILPGIQAAFVDIGYEKAGFLHAGDLVPDTDGLDVEGGGVDVEDAPEADRGGGRGGRGGRGGRGGRGGGDRGRRDSRDKPGVQPIEKMLQKGQEVMVQVTKEAISTKGPRLTTQISLPGRHVVYMPNSDYLGISRRIESRQERQRLRQLIARKKPANCAIIARTACEGVEDKQIVSDINYLHKLWQEIKRRAEKAQAPELVHEEVGMVVGMVRDLIAEDIDKIWMDNEKEYRKLVKHLRDVSPDIASRTHLFREKTPIFDKYNIENELEKTLDRKVWLKKGGYLIFDQTEAMVVVDVNTGRFVGKRDQEETILETNLLAAREVPRQLRLRDIGGIIVIDFIDMESEGNKKKVLAELRNHLRKDRSRAKAFAVSDLGLVEVSRKRVRPSLLHFLSEECPYCHGTGKVLSFDTLANKIERQIQRIGQRTRERRIQLRVNTSFAVFLEEQRSAMLDALEKQHRIRIEIQDDPRLHREDFKLVSLQNFRDLVAETG from the coding sequence ATGAAAGAAGTAATGATCAACTCGACCTCCCTGGAGGTGCGGGCCGCCATCGTGGAGGATGGCGAGCTCGTCGAGTTCATGGTGGAGCGCGCGCAGACCCGTCGCCTGGTGGGCGACGTGTACCTGGGCCGCGTGAACGCCATTCTCCCCGGTATCCAGGCGGCATTCGTGGACATCGGCTATGAGAAGGCCGGGTTCCTGCACGCGGGCGACCTGGTTCCCGACACCGACGGGCTCGACGTGGAAGGCGGCGGTGTGGACGTGGAAGACGCCCCCGAAGCCGACCGTGGCGGCGGGCGTGGCGGACGCGGTGGCCGCGGCGGGCGCGGCGGACGCGGCGGTGGCGACCGCGGACGGCGCGATTCGCGCGACAAACCCGGCGTGCAGCCCATCGAGAAGATGCTGCAGAAGGGCCAGGAGGTGATGGTGCAGGTGACCAAGGAGGCCATCAGCACCAAGGGCCCCCGGCTCACCACGCAGATCTCGCTCCCGGGCCGTCACGTCGTGTACATGCCCAACTCGGACTACCTCGGCATCTCGCGGCGCATCGAGTCGCGCCAGGAGCGGCAGCGCCTGCGGCAGCTGATCGCGCGCAAGAAGCCGGCAAACTGCGCCATCATCGCGCGCACCGCGTGCGAAGGTGTCGAAGACAAGCAGATCGTGTCCGACATCAACTACCTGCACAAGCTGTGGCAGGAGATCAAACGCCGCGCGGAAAAAGCGCAGGCGCCGGAACTCGTGCACGAGGAGGTCGGCATGGTGGTGGGCATGGTACGCGACCTCATCGCCGAGGACATCGACAAGATCTGGATGGACAACGAGAAGGAGTACCGCAAGCTGGTCAAGCACCTGCGCGACGTGAGCCCGGACATCGCCTCGCGCACGCACCTGTTCCGCGAGAAGACGCCCATTTTCGACAAGTACAACATCGAGAACGAGCTGGAGAAGACGCTCGATCGCAAGGTGTGGCTCAAGAAGGGCGGCTATCTGATTTTCGATCAGACCGAGGCCATGGTGGTGGTGGACGTCAACACCGGCCGCTTCGTGGGCAAGCGCGACCAGGAGGAGACCATCCTGGAGACCAACCTGCTGGCGGCGCGCGAGGTGCCACGGCAGCTCAGGCTGCGCGACATCGGCGGCATCATCGTGATCGACTTCATCGACATGGAGAGCGAGGGCAACAAGAAGAAGGTGCTGGCCGAGCTCAGGAACCACCTGCGCAAGGACCGCTCGCGCGCCAAGGCGTTTGCGGTGAGCGACCTGGGCCTGGTGGAGGTGAGCCGCAAACGCGTGCGGCCGAGCCTGCTGCACTTCCTCTCCGAGGAATGCCCGTACTGCCATGGCACCGGCAAGGTGCTCTCATTCGATACGCTGGCCAACAAGATCGAACGGCAGATCCAGCGCATCGGGCAGCGCACGCGCGAGCGCCGCATCCAGTTGCGCGTGAACACGTCGTTCGCGGTGTTCCTGGAGGAACAGCGCTCCGCCATGCTGGACGCGCTGGAGAAGCAGCACCGCATCCGCATCGAAATCCAGGACGACCCGCGCCTGCACCGCGAGGACTTCAAGCTGGTTTCGTTGCAGAACTTCCGCGACCTGGTGGCGGAAACGGGGTAG
- a CDS encoding TIGR03936 family radical SAM-associated protein, with amino-acid sequence MKVRIQFEKLGAIRFTSHKDVLRIFERCFAAAGVPVAWSEGFHPHVRMSFGPPIRTGWESRHEFMDVQLESPMDGLAEACNAKLPDGFRVVSAVPIDDATPKLATDIAAVTMEVTVEADDAAGSNPESIRAAVTEQFLNTPSADTGEPRVVEAEVVQKEDTIRIRYTSSMQSQRVVTPEALVSATIGDPDSFRVPIKVMRLAQYVARDGRLVSPIDEGVVQINA; translated from the coding sequence ATGAAAGTCAGGATCCAGTTCGAGAAACTGGGAGCCATCCGTTTTACGTCCCACAAGGACGTACTGCGGATTTTCGAGCGCTGCTTCGCCGCGGCCGGGGTGCCGGTGGCGTGGAGCGAGGGATTCCATCCGCACGTGCGGATGTCCTTCGGCCCGCCCATCCGGACCGGCTGGGAGAGCCGCCACGAGTTCATGGACGTGCAACTGGAGTCACCCATGGACGGCCTGGCGGAGGCGTGCAACGCAAAGCTCCCGGACGGGTTTCGGGTGGTCAGCGCCGTGCCTATTGACGACGCCACCCCCAAGCTCGCGACGGACATCGCCGCGGTCACCATGGAAGTGACCGTGGAGGCGGACGACGCGGCCGGTTCCAATCCGGAGTCAATCCGGGCGGCTGTAACCGAACAGTTCCTGAACACACCCAGTGCCGATACCGGCGAACCGAGGGTTGTGGAGGCGGAGGTTGTCCAAAAGGAGGACACGATCCGCATCCGCTACACGTCCAGCATGCAATCGCAGCGGGTCGTAACCCCGGAAGCGCTGGTTTCGGCGACGATCGGAGACCCCGACTCGTTCCGCGTGCCCATCAAAGTCATGCGCCTTGCGCAGTACGTGGCCCGTGACGGGCGGCTGGTTTCTCCCATCGATGAAGGAGTCGTGCAGATAAACGCATGA
- the purF gene encoding amidophosphoribosyltransferase yields the protein MIDSLHEECGVFGIFGSAGAAENAFLGLYALQHRGQEGAGIVSTDGERMYEHKGVGLVAQVFDADAIAGLKGNAAIGHNRYSTTGQPGIANLQPILVDCKVGKLALAHNGNLVNARELRSEMEAAGSIFNTTVDSEVILHLIARSREASLDRIVIDAVGQLRGAFSLLLLTRDSLIAVRDPQSFRPLCLGRLGDATIITSESCALDIIGAEYIREVEPGELVIVDERGIRSWKAFEPQQQAKCIFEFIYFSRPDSKVFGENVDKVRRKLGTVLAQKHPVDADIVISVPDSSNTSSLGFAREANIPFEIGLIRNHYVGRTFIQPSQSLRDGTVRLKFNTVDGVLKGKRVAVVDDSIVRGSTMKKLVAMLHKAGAKEVHLRIASPPVKFPCFYGIDMPSRSELVASSASVEEIRTYLGVDSLEYLTIEDLRSVVADPDNFCKACFSGEYPVPLASDLNKSVFEDSAVGA from the coding sequence ATGATCGACTCGCTCCACGAGGAGTGCGGTGTGTTTGGGATCTTCGGGTCCGCGGGCGCGGCTGAAAACGCGTTCCTGGGCCTGTATGCCCTGCAGCACCGCGGTCAGGAGGGCGCCGGGATCGTTTCCACCGACGGCGAGCGCATGTACGAGCACAAGGGGGTGGGCCTCGTCGCACAGGTGTTCGACGCGGATGCCATCGCCGGCCTCAAGGGCAACGCCGCCATCGGCCACAATCGCTACTCGACGACGGGGCAGCCCGGGATTGCGAATCTACAGCCGATCCTGGTGGACTGTAAGGTCGGGAAGCTGGCACTGGCTCATAACGGCAATCTGGTCAACGCCCGCGAGCTCCGATCGGAAATGGAGGCCGCGGGGTCCATCTTCAACACGACGGTGGACAGTGAAGTGATTTTGCACCTGATTGCACGGAGCCGGGAAGCCTCACTCGACCGCATCGTCATCGACGCGGTGGGGCAACTGCGCGGCGCGTTCTCGCTTCTGTTACTGACGCGGGACTCGCTCATCGCCGTACGCGATCCGCAGTCGTTCCGTCCGCTGTGTCTGGGCCGTCTGGGTGATGCAACCATCATCACCAGTGAATCCTGCGCGTTGGACATAATCGGCGCCGAATACATCCGGGAAGTCGAGCCAGGGGAACTCGTCATCGTAGACGAGCGGGGGATTCGATCCTGGAAGGCGTTTGAGCCCCAGCAGCAGGCCAAGTGCATTTTTGAGTTCATCTACTTCTCGCGTCCGGACAGCAAGGTGTTCGGGGAAAACGTCGACAAGGTCCGCCGTAAGCTGGGAACCGTCCTGGCCCAGAAGCACCCGGTCGATGCCGACATCGTCATCTCTGTCCCGGACTCGAGCAATACGTCGAGCCTGGGATTCGCCCGCGAAGCGAACATACCGTTCGAGATCGGGCTGATCAGGAATCACTACGTGGGTCGCACCTTCATCCAGCCGAGCCAGTCGCTGCGCGACGGCACGGTGCGGCTGAAGTTCAACACGGTGGATGGCGTGCTCAAAGGCAAGCGCGTCGCCGTGGTGGACGACTCCATCGTGCGTGGTTCCACAATGAAGAAGCTCGTTGCCATGCTCCACAAGGCCGGTGCAAAGGAAGTCCACCTGCGCATCGCATCCCCCCCCGTCAAGTTCCCCTGCTTCTACGGAATCGACATGCCGTCGCGAAGCGAGCTGGTCGCGTCGTCGGCGTCCGTGGAGGAGATCCGCACGTATCTCGGGGTCGACAGCCTCGAGTACCTGACCATCGAGGATCTCCGCTCGGTCGTCGCCGATCCCGACAATTTCTGCAAGGCCTGCTTCAGCGGCGAGTATCCGGTTCCGTTGGCGTCTGACCTGAACAAGTCCGTGTTCGAGGACTCCGCCGTCGGCGCCTAG